Below is a window of Deltaproteobacteria bacterium DNA.
ATCCATAATACGGAATAACCGCACAAATACTATTTGCTGATGCACGTTTTAATGCATCTATCATTATCAGCAATTCAATTATGTGATCATTTGCAGGCGATGATGTCGATTGAATAACAAAAACTTCGGCACCACGTACATTTTCGCCAATCTCGACGAACATTTCACCATCAGAAAAGCGAACATTACGAGCTGCACCTAAAGGTACATCAAGGCACTCGCATATCTTGCGCGCAAGCTGCGGATTAGAGCTCCCGGCAAAGATTTTTATGTTATGTTCACTCGGCATGCATGCCAAACCTTGTTAATACCACCCAAAAAACCACGAAGTGGCTGGGGCGCCAGGATTTGAACCTGGGAATGTCGGAATCAAAATCCGATGCCTTACCAAGCTTGGCTACGCCCCAATACGCTCACCTAATCGCTTCAACACCTAGCAAAGAGCGCGCAGAAGTAGCAATTACCGTGAACTGTGTCAATATCAGCGAGCAATATGGCTGCTTGGCTGACAAAAAGCCGCGATCGTCCAATTACTTAGCAAATTCGTAATCGGTAATTAAAGCCTGGCCCTGATAAGTTCGATGGCAATAACCGACGCCCTAATAGAGCATTAAAAAGCCCGAGTCTAGGCTCGGGCTTAATAATAAAATTAATCATAACAAACTAGGGGGTGTCCCTAATTATTTATTTTTTTGCTTTACGTTTACCTTTTTTAGCAGCTTTACCAGGTTTTTTAGAGGGTTTCTCTGAAAATTGCGCAGCATTAATTTTCCAACCATCAGCTGTTTTGCTTAGCGGTATTTCAATTTTTTTGGCTTTTTTCCCTTTGCCCTGAGCCAGCGGAACCATAGCCGCATCACCCTCGACCACTGGTTCTCCAGCAGTACCCTTCGCTAATGCTGCAACCAGACGTTTTTTAGCTTTTGCTGGTGCTATTTCACCTTCAATTAAAGCATTAAGTGCTTCTTGGTCTTTGCCTTTGGCGGCAGCAATAGCTTTTTCAATAACCACTTTAGGGGAAACCTCGGGTTCTGCAGGAGAAAAAGCTACTGCTTTGTCAGCGGTTGCGCCTTCGGCGGCTGGTTTATCAGTAGCAGCGCCTTCAGCAGCTGGTTTGTCAGTAGCAGCGCCTTCGGCAGCTGCTTTGTCAGCGGTTGCGCCTTCGGCGGCTGGTTTATCAGCGGCAGCGCCTTCGGCAGCTGGCTGCTCTGCTGCTTGCTCACCCTCTTGACAAGCGTACAAACCAAAAACCGACATGGATAACGATAGCACACCGACAAGAACGCGCAGCTTCATGAAATGGCTCCTTAATGACTCGACAAAGTATCGAGTGATAAAGCTAAAGTTGTGGTACCTACTAAAACTAATATTACAAACTCGTACTTAAGAAACATAATTAAATCAAGTTAGCCGCACTATTGGCTGTAAGCAATCTTTGTTTCACGTTCTTTAAAAAATCTTAAAGCAAGAAAGTACGCGCCTCACAAATAAATTGTGAGGCGCATTTTAACAAGGATAGTTATGAGTGCGCCATCGCTGTTTCGTATTGTTGAACTTCATCCTCCCAAGTTTCGCGTGCGGTAGTCATATTTTTCCGTGCTGTTTCAGCCCTCGCTTTCTTGGCTTGTTTGCGACGATTACTAGTATTTAAGCGACGATCACGCTCACGTTTAACCTGTTCGAGCAAACGATCGTGAGCTAGATCAATGGCTTTATACATATCTTCATCTACCTCAACTAAATTAATTGTTTTGCCTCTAGGCATTACTACAGTTACTCGACATTCTTTATTCTTGCCATCACGGACATGACCAATCGCGTTAAGCTCTATATCAATACGCATAGACGGTTTATCAATAATACGCATTAGAGCATTTCCAAGCTTCTGTTCTGCATGCTCCTTTAATGATGGAGTAAGATTCATATGCCGAGCCTTTACGA
It encodes the following:
- the raiA gene encoding ribosome-associated translation inhibitor RaiA → MIVIVKARHMNLTPSLKEHAEQKLGNALMRIIDKPSMRIDIELNAIGHVRDGKNKECRVTVVMPRGKTINLVEVDEDMYKAIDLAHDRLLEQVKRERDRRLNTSNRRKQAKKARAETARKNMTTARETWEDEVQQYETAMAHS